In the genome of Thunnus maccoyii chromosome 15, fThuMac1.1, whole genome shotgun sequence, one region contains:
- the LOC121913273 gene encoding heterogeneous nuclear ribonucleoprotein R isoform X2 translates to MAAAEVNGSSAPAKEEEEPMDVTTTHTENYQTLIDAGLPQKVAESLDNIFQTGLVAYVDLDERAIDALREFNEEGALTVLQQFKESDLSHVQNKSAFLCGVMKTYRQREKQGSKVQESTKGPDEAKIKALLERTGYTLDVTTGQRKYGGPPPEDVFKGTQPGIGTEVFVGKIPRDLYEDELVPLFEGAGPIWDLRLMMDPLSGQNRGYAFITYCNKDDAQKAVKLCDNHEIRPGKYLGVCISVANNRLFVGSIPKNKTRESILEDFGKVTEGLQEVILYHQPDDKKKNRGFCFLEYEDHKSAAQARRRLMSGKVKVWGNPVTVEWADPVAEPDPEVMAKVKVLFVRKLATAVTEELLEKTFSQFGKLERVKKLKDYAFVHFEERDAAVKAMDEMNGKELGGEEIEIVLAKPPDKKRKERQAARQTTRNAGYDDYYYYPPPRMPPPGRGRGRGGRGGYAYPPDYYGYEDYYDDYYGYDYHDYRGGYEDPYYGYEDVYSMRGRGTRPSRGGPPPPRARGAPPARGRGGYAQRGPPLGGPRGGRGGRGAPFQPQRGRGPRGARGNRGGNVGGKRKADVFNQPDSKRRQTNNQQNWGSQPIAQQPLQQGADYSGGEALRAAPLE, encoded by the exons ATGGCTGCCGCTGAGGTGAACGGTAGTTCTGCCCCGgcaaaggaggaagaagagccCATGGATgtgacaacaacacacacagagaactaCCAGACGCTCATTGATGCCGGGCTTCCCCAGAAAGTTGCTGAAAGTCTAGATAACATCTTCCAGACAG GTTTGGTGGCATATGTTGACCTGGATGAGAGGGCCATTGATGCACTTCGGGAGTTCAACGAGGAGGGGGCGCTTACTGTGCTGCAGCAATTCAAAGAGAGCGACCTGTCCCATGTACAG aatAAAAGCGCTTTCCTTTGTGGAGTCATGAAGACTTAcaggcagagagaaaagcaaGGAAGTAAAGTACAAGAGTCTACCAAGGGCCCAGATGAGGCGAAAATAAAG GCTCTGTTGGAGCGAACAGGATACACTCTGGATGTCACTACAGGGCAGAGGAAATATGGGGGCCCCCCACCTGAGGATGTGTTCAAAGGAACACAACCAGGGATTGGGACTGAG GTGTTTGTTGGAAAAATCCCCAGGGATTTGTATGAAGATGAGCTAGTGCCGCTCTTCGAAGGTGCTGGTCCCATCTGGGACCTCAGGTTAATGATGGACCCTCTTTCTGGTCAGAATAGAGGTTACGCCTTTATCACATACTGCAATAAGGACGATGCACAAAAGGCTGTGAAGCTT tgtgatAACCATGAAATCCGCCCTGGCAAGTACTTGGGAGTGTGTATATCTGTTGCAAACAATCGTCTGTTTGTTGGATCAATTCCAAAGAACAAGACCAGAGAAAGTATATTGGAAGACTTTGGCAAAGTTACAG AGGGTCTTCAAGAGGTGATATTGTACCACCAGCCAgatgacaagaagaagaaccGTGGCTTCTGTTTCTTGGAGTATGAGGACCACAAATCGGCAGCACAGGCCCGCCGTCGCTTAATGAGTGGGAAGGTCAAGGTTTGGGGGAATCCAGTGACTGTAGAGTGGGCTGACCCAGTCGCCGAACCAGACCCCGAGGTTATGGCCAAG GTTAAGGTGCTCTTTGTAAGGAAGCTGGCCACAGCAGTTACTGAAGAGCTTCTTGAAAAGACATTCTCTCAGTTTGGAAAGCTGGAGCGAGTGAAGAAACTGAAAGACTACGCTTTTGTGCATTTTGAAGAAAGGGATGCTGCTGTAAAG GCAATGGATGAGATGAACGGGAAGGAGCTTGGAGGGGAGGAAATTGAGATCGTCCTGGCAAAACCCCCAgacaagaagaggaaagagCGCCAAGCAGCTCGGCAGACCACCAGGAATGCAGG GTATGatgactactactactacccACCTCCACGTATGCCACCTCCAGGCCGAGGCAGGGGTCGTGGTGGCCGAGGAGGCTATGCCTATCCACCAGATTACTATGGATATGAAGACTATTATGATGACTACTATGGCTACGACTATCATGACTACCGTGGTGGCTATGAAGACCCTTACTACGGCTACGAAGATGTGTACAGCATGAGGGGCCGTGGTACTCGTCCTAGCAGGGGGGGGCCTCCTCCACCCAGGGCTCGTGGAGCGCCACCGGCACGAGGCCGGGGGGGCTATGCCCAAAGAGGGCCACCCCTCGGTGGTCCGAGGGGTGGCAGAGGAGGGCGGGGAGCCCCTTTCCAGCCACAGAGGGGCCGTGGTCCTCGTGGGGCCAGGGGCAATCGCGGGGGAAACGTCGGTGGAAAGAGGAAGGCAGATGTGTTTAACCAGCCTGACTCCAAGCGCCGCCAGACCAACAACCAACAGAACTGGGGGTCCCAGCCCATCGCccagcagcccctgcagcaaGGGGCCGACTATTCCG GTGGAGAAGCATTGAGAGCGGCACCACTAGAATGA
- the clk2a gene encoding dual specificity protein kinase CLK2 isoform X1, translated as MPHTRRYSSSDRDSRSSYQDRYRDRDRDRDRGRRHRHRRSPTYSSSSDRDRDRDRRGRGHRQEGSYVRSRSRSYDNRSTEHRPFDRRYCEGSRRLDQSRDRDRDREREPHGAAESYYPRDFSPSMYDYRRGRERERERDESYRRKGSRRKHKRRRRRTRSYSPSSSRSNSRTRAVSVRDDEEGHLICRSGDVLQERYEIVSTLGEGTFGRVMQCVDHRRGGAHVALKIIKNVEKYKEAARLEINVLEKINEKDPDNKFLCVQMYDWFDYHGHMCLSFELLALSTFDFLKENNYLPYSIGQVRHMAYQICLAVKFLHDSKLTHTDLKPENILFVNSDFTMSYNVEKKREERTVKSTAVRVVDFGSATFDHEHHSTIVSTRHYRAPEVILELGWSHPCDVWSIGCILFEYYLGFTLFQTHDNREHLAMMERILGPVPSRMIRKTRKQKYFYRGRLDWDESSSAGKYVRENCKPLRRYLLSEAEEHHQLFDLIESMLEYEPSKRLVLADSLKHPFFENGGIGEAAGSKNWEGNRDISR; from the exons ATGCCTCACACTAGACGGTACTCGTCTTCGGACAGAGACAGTCGAAGCAGCTACCAAGACCgttacagagacagagatagagacagagacagagggcgAAGACACCGGCACAGAAGATCACCTACCTACTCTTCAAgcagtgacagagacagagatcgAGACAGAAGGGGACGGggacacagacaggaaggaagTTACGTACGCTCACGGag TCGCAGCTATGACAATCGCTCAACGGAGCACCGGCCATTCGACCGAAGATACTGCGAGGGATCCAGACGCTTGGATCAGAGCCGAGACCGAGACCGCGACAGAGAAAGGGAGCCACACGGAGCAGCTGAAAGTTACTATCCACGCGACTTCTCCCCAAGCATGTACGACTACCGACGCGGCCGCGAAAGGGAGCGTGAACGGGACGAGTCGTACCGGCGGAAAGGCAGCAGGCGTAAGCACAAACGAAGGCGGCGTAGAACCAGGTCCTATAGCCCATCCTCCTCG CGGAGCAACAGCCGGACGCGGGCAGTGAGTGTGAGGGACGACGAGGAAGGGCACCTGATCTGTCGGAGTGGGGACGTCCTGCAAGAGAGAT ATGAGATTGTCAGCACTCTGGGGGAAGGCACCTTTGGGAGGGTGATGCAGTGCGTTGACCATCGCag ggGAGGGGCCCATGTTGCTCTGAAAATTATCAAAAATGTGGAGAAATACAAGGAAGCAGCTCGCCTTGAGATCAACGTACTAGAGAAGATCAATGAGAAGGACCCCGACAATAAATT CTTGTGTGTGCAGATGTATGACTGGTTTGACTACCACGGTCACATGTGTCTCTCCTTTGAGCTGTTAGCTCTCAGCACCTTCGACTTTCTAAAGGAAAACAACTATCTGCCCTATTCGATTGGTCAGGTCAGACACATGGCCTACCAAATCTGTCTCGCTGTGAAat TTCTCCATGACAGTaagctgacacacacagacctgaaGCCTGAGAACATCCTTTTCGTCAACTCAGACTTCACAATGTCCTACAATGTAGAAAAG AAGCGAGAAGAGAGGACAGTTAAGAGCACAGCAGTACGCGTGGTGGACTTTGGCAGCGCCACATTTGACCACGAGCACCACAGCACCATTGTGTCCACGCGGCATTACCGTGCCCCTGAGGTCATACTAG AGCTGGGCTGGAGTCATCCTTGTGATGTGTGGAGCATTGGCTGTATCCTGTTTGAGTACTACCTGGGCTTCACCTTGTTTCAG ACTCATGACAACAGGGAGCATTTGGCCATGATGGAGAGAATCCTGGGACCAGTGCCCTCTAGGATGATTCGTAAGACGAG GAAACAGAAGTATTTCTATCGGGGCCGCCTGGACTGGGACGAGAGTTCGTCAGCGGGGAAATACGTCAGAGAAAACTGCAAACCCTTACGG CGGTATCTGCTGTCGGAGGCGGAGGAGCACCACCAGTTGTTTGACCTCATTGAAAGCATGTTGGAGTACGAGCCCTCCAAGAGGCTGGTGCTGGCCGACTCCCTCAAGCACCCTTTCTTCGAGAACGGGGGGATCGGCGAGGCAGCAGGCAGCAAGAACTGGGAGGGCAACCGGGACATCAGCCGGTGA
- the atp5if1a gene encoding ATPase inhibitor A, mitochondrial, with the protein MSRFLLRSNLRGCIASQIRMASDQLGELGKGAGKGGGGGGSVREAGGAFGKRQVAEEERYFRQKEKEQMEALKKHHEEEIDHHKKEIERLQKEIDRHKGKIRKLKHDD; encoded by the exons ATGTCAAGGTTTCTTTTGAGATCCAACCTCAGAGGATGCATCGCCTCTCAGATTAGAATGGCATCTGATCAG CTTGGCGAGTTGGGAAAGGGAGCAGGGAAAGGTGGAGGCGGAGGAGGCTCTGTGAGGGAGGCAGGAGGTGCATTTGGAAAGCGACAAGTAGCAGAGGAGGAGCGGTACTTTAG GcagaaggagaaggagcagaTGGAAGCACTGAAGAAGCATCATGAAGAGGAGATTGATCACCACAAAAAGGAGATTGAGCGCCTTCAGAAGGAAATCGACCGCCATAAGGGAAAAATCAGGAAGCTCAAACATGACGACTGA
- the si:ch211-81a5.8 gene encoding uncharacterized protein si:ch211-81a5.8 isoform X2 translates to MDSLMSLGAPLKQFTSCVSGKSTSAKRGAKRSQSVRRSSFTRRKSISSRRRSLPCNSQKVPDSWLRAYQAELKRERKRQQAVLAKKNAERSTRTHFRSHHCLPRTTTARKPAAAKDDSFFGAFQGLSLDGLMGGTNGSPAVSAPSAAGGDQCKVM, encoded by the exons ATGGATTCCCTCATGTCACTGGGTGCTCCCCTGAAGCAGTtcaccagctgtgtgtctggAAAAAGCACCTCCGCCAAGAGAGGAGCCAAGAGGAGCCAGTCAGTCCGCAGAAGCAGCTTCACCCGCAGGAAAagcatcagcagcaggaggagaagtCTTCCCTGCAACAGCCAGAAAGTACCGGACTCCTGGCTCAGAGCGTACCAGGCTGAACTGAAGAGAGAAAG GAAACGACAGCAAGCTGTACTAGCCAAGAAGAACGCTGAACGGTCCACGAGAACCCATTTCAGGAGCCACCACTGCCTCCCACGG ACCACCACTGCCAggaaaccagcagcagcaaaggATGATTCCTTCTTTGGAGCCTTCCAGGGCCTCAGTCTGGACGGACTGATGGGAGGCACAAACGGATCTCCTGCTGTCTCTGCTCCttctgctgctggaggagatcAGTGCAAAGTTATGTGA
- the dnajc8 gene encoding dnaJ homolog subfamily C member 8, with product MAAAGGEPSSQNVSDELFQSFYTEVKQIEKRDSVLTSKQQIDRLLRPGASYFNLNPFEVLQIDPDATDDELKKRFRALSILVHPDKNQDDADRAQKAFEAVDKAYKLLLDPEQKKRALDVIHAGKEYIEHMVKEKKKQLKKEGKPLDVEEDDPEMFKQAVYKQTMKLFAELAIKRKEREAKEMHERKRAREEEIEAAEKAKREREWQKNFEETRDGRVDSWRNFQAKGKSKEKKNRSFLKPPKVKMEQRE from the exons ATGGCGGCTGCCGGGGGAGAGCCTTCCTCTCAGAATGTTTCAGATGAATTATTTCAGAGCTTTTACACGGAG GTGAAGCAGATTGAGAAGAGAGATTCCGTCTTAACCTCCAAGCAGCAGATTGACAGACTGCTCAGGCCTGGCGCATCCTACTTTAATCTCAACCCCTTTGAG GTGCTGCAAATTGATCCAGATGCAACAGATGATGAATTGAAGAAAAGATTTCGGGCG TTGTCCATTTTGGTCCATCCAGACAAAAATCAGGATGACGCAGACAGAGCACAGAAAGCCTTTGAAG CTGTGGACAAGGCATACAAACTCTTACTGGATCCGGAACAGAAGAAAAGAGCTTTAGATGTGATTCATGCAGGAAAGGAATATATTGAGCATATG gtaaaagagaaaaagaaacagttgAAGAAAGAAGGGAAGCCATTGGATGTGGAGGAGGATGACCCAGAAATG TTCAAGCAAGCAGTGTACAAACAGACCATGAAGTTGTTTGCAGAGCTAGCAATCaagaggaaggaaagggaaGCAAAAGAAATGCATGAAAG GAAAAGGGCAAGAGAGGAAGAAATTGAGGCAGCAGAGAAAgcaaagcgagagagagaatggCAGAAAAACTTTGAG GAAACAAGAGATGGGCGTGTAGACAGTTGGAGGAACTTCCAGGCCAAAGGGAAGTctaaagagaaaaagaacagGTCCTTCCTCAAGCCCCCCAAAGTAAAGATGGAACAGAGGGAATGA
- the si:ch211-81a5.8 gene encoding uncharacterized protein si:ch211-81a5.8 isoform X1, giving the protein MDSLMSLGAPLKQFTSCVSGKSTSAKRGAKRSQSVRRSSFTRRKSISSRRRSLPCNSQKVPDSWLRAYQAELKRERKRQQAVLAKKNAERSTRTHFRSHHCLPRQTTTARKPAAAKDDSFFGAFQGLSLDGLMGGTNGSPAVSAPSAAGGDQCKVM; this is encoded by the exons ATGGATTCCCTCATGTCACTGGGTGCTCCCCTGAAGCAGTtcaccagctgtgtgtctggAAAAAGCACCTCCGCCAAGAGAGGAGCCAAGAGGAGCCAGTCAGTCCGCAGAAGCAGCTTCACCCGCAGGAAAagcatcagcagcaggaggagaagtCTTCCCTGCAACAGCCAGAAAGTACCGGACTCCTGGCTCAGAGCGTACCAGGCTGAACTGAAGAGAGAAAG GAAACGACAGCAAGCTGTACTAGCCAAGAAGAACGCTGAACGGTCCACGAGAACCCATTTCAGGAGCCACCACTGCCTCCCACGG CAGACCACCACTGCCAggaaaccagcagcagcaaaggATGATTCCTTCTTTGGAGCCTTCCAGGGCCTCAGTCTGGACGGACTGATGGGAGGCACAAACGGATCTCCTGCTGTCTCTGCTCCttctgctgctggaggagatcAGTGCAAAGTTATGTGA
- the LOC121913273 gene encoding heterogeneous nuclear ribonucleoprotein R isoform X1, with product MAAAEVNGSSAPAKEEEEPMDVTTTHTENYQTLIDAGLPQKVAESLDNIFQTGLVAYVDLDERAIDALREFNEEGALTVLQQFKESDLSHVQNKSAFLCGVMKTYRQREKQGSKVQESTKGPDEAKIKALLERTGYTLDVTTGQRKYGGPPPEDVFKGTQPGIGTEVFVGKIPRDLYEDELVPLFEGAGPIWDLRLMMDPLSGQNRGYAFITYCNKDDAQKAVKLCDNHEIRPGKYLGVCISVANNRLFVGSIPKNKTRESILEDFGKVTEGLQEVILYHQPDDKKKNRGFCFLEYEDHKSAAQARRRLMSGKVKVWGNPVTVEWADPVAEPDPEVMAKVKVLFVRKLATAVTEELLEKTFSQFGKLERVKKLKDYAFVHFEERDAAVKAMDEMNGKELGGEEIEIVLAKPPDKKRKERQAARQTTRNAGYDDYYYYPPPRMPPPGRGRGRGGRGGYAYPPDYYGYEDYYDDYYGYDYHDYRGGYEDPYYGYEDVYSMRGRGTRPSRGGPPPPRARGAPPARGRGGYAQRGPPLGGPRGGRGGRGAPFQPQRGRGPRGARGNRGGNVGGKRKADVFNQPDSKRRQTNNQQNWGSQPIAQQPLQQGADYSGNYGYSNDTMEFSQDSYGQQWK from the exons ATGGCTGCCGCTGAGGTGAACGGTAGTTCTGCCCCGgcaaaggaggaagaagagccCATGGATgtgacaacaacacacacagagaactaCCAGACGCTCATTGATGCCGGGCTTCCCCAGAAAGTTGCTGAAAGTCTAGATAACATCTTCCAGACAG GTTTGGTGGCATATGTTGACCTGGATGAGAGGGCCATTGATGCACTTCGGGAGTTCAACGAGGAGGGGGCGCTTACTGTGCTGCAGCAATTCAAAGAGAGCGACCTGTCCCATGTACAG aatAAAAGCGCTTTCCTTTGTGGAGTCATGAAGACTTAcaggcagagagaaaagcaaGGAAGTAAAGTACAAGAGTCTACCAAGGGCCCAGATGAGGCGAAAATAAAG GCTCTGTTGGAGCGAACAGGATACACTCTGGATGTCACTACAGGGCAGAGGAAATATGGGGGCCCCCCACCTGAGGATGTGTTCAAAGGAACACAACCAGGGATTGGGACTGAG GTGTTTGTTGGAAAAATCCCCAGGGATTTGTATGAAGATGAGCTAGTGCCGCTCTTCGAAGGTGCTGGTCCCATCTGGGACCTCAGGTTAATGATGGACCCTCTTTCTGGTCAGAATAGAGGTTACGCCTTTATCACATACTGCAATAAGGACGATGCACAAAAGGCTGTGAAGCTT tgtgatAACCATGAAATCCGCCCTGGCAAGTACTTGGGAGTGTGTATATCTGTTGCAAACAATCGTCTGTTTGTTGGATCAATTCCAAAGAACAAGACCAGAGAAAGTATATTGGAAGACTTTGGCAAAGTTACAG AGGGTCTTCAAGAGGTGATATTGTACCACCAGCCAgatgacaagaagaagaaccGTGGCTTCTGTTTCTTGGAGTATGAGGACCACAAATCGGCAGCACAGGCCCGCCGTCGCTTAATGAGTGGGAAGGTCAAGGTTTGGGGGAATCCAGTGACTGTAGAGTGGGCTGACCCAGTCGCCGAACCAGACCCCGAGGTTATGGCCAAG GTTAAGGTGCTCTTTGTAAGGAAGCTGGCCACAGCAGTTACTGAAGAGCTTCTTGAAAAGACATTCTCTCAGTTTGGAAAGCTGGAGCGAGTGAAGAAACTGAAAGACTACGCTTTTGTGCATTTTGAAGAAAGGGATGCTGCTGTAAAG GCAATGGATGAGATGAACGGGAAGGAGCTTGGAGGGGAGGAAATTGAGATCGTCCTGGCAAAACCCCCAgacaagaagaggaaagagCGCCAAGCAGCTCGGCAGACCACCAGGAATGCAGG GTATGatgactactactactacccACCTCCACGTATGCCACCTCCAGGCCGAGGCAGGGGTCGTGGTGGCCGAGGAGGCTATGCCTATCCACCAGATTACTATGGATATGAAGACTATTATGATGACTACTATGGCTACGACTATCATGACTACCGTGGTGGCTATGAAGACCCTTACTACGGCTACGAAGATGTGTACAGCATGAGGGGCCGTGGTACTCGTCCTAGCAGGGGGGGGCCTCCTCCACCCAGGGCTCGTGGAGCGCCACCGGCACGAGGCCGGGGGGGCTATGCCCAAAGAGGGCCACCCCTCGGTGGTCCGAGGGGTGGCAGAGGAGGGCGGGGAGCCCCTTTCCAGCCACAGAGGGGCCGTGGTCCTCGTGGGGCCAGGGGCAATCGCGGGGGAAACGTCGGTGGAAAGAGGAAGGCAGATGTGTTTAACCAGCCTGACTCCAAGCGCCGCCAGACCAACAACCAACAGAACTGGGGGTCCCAGCCCATCGCccagcagcccctgcagcaaGGGGCCGACTATTCCGGTAACTATGGTTACAGTAATGACACCATGGAGTTTTCACAGGATTCTTATGGGCAGCAGTGGAAGTAG
- the clk2a gene encoding dual specificity protein kinase CLK2 isoform X2 — MQCVDHRRGGAHVALKIIKNVEKYKEAARLEINVLEKINEKDPDNKFLCVQMYDWFDYHGHMCLSFELLALSTFDFLKENNYLPYSIGQVRHMAYQICLAVKFLHDSKLTHTDLKPENILFVNSDFTMSYNVEKKREERTVKSTAVRVVDFGSATFDHEHHSTIVSTRHYRAPEVILELGWSHPCDVWSIGCILFEYYLGFTLFQTHDNREHLAMMERILGPVPSRMIRKTRKQKYFYRGRLDWDESSSAGKYVRENCKPLRRYLLSEAEEHHQLFDLIESMLEYEPSKRLVLADSLKHPFFENGGIGEAAGSKNWEGNRDISR, encoded by the exons ATGCAGTGCGTTGACCATCGCag ggGAGGGGCCCATGTTGCTCTGAAAATTATCAAAAATGTGGAGAAATACAAGGAAGCAGCTCGCCTTGAGATCAACGTACTAGAGAAGATCAATGAGAAGGACCCCGACAATAAATT CTTGTGTGTGCAGATGTATGACTGGTTTGACTACCACGGTCACATGTGTCTCTCCTTTGAGCTGTTAGCTCTCAGCACCTTCGACTTTCTAAAGGAAAACAACTATCTGCCCTATTCGATTGGTCAGGTCAGACACATGGCCTACCAAATCTGTCTCGCTGTGAAat TTCTCCATGACAGTaagctgacacacacagacctgaaGCCTGAGAACATCCTTTTCGTCAACTCAGACTTCACAATGTCCTACAATGTAGAAAAG AAGCGAGAAGAGAGGACAGTTAAGAGCACAGCAGTACGCGTGGTGGACTTTGGCAGCGCCACATTTGACCACGAGCACCACAGCACCATTGTGTCCACGCGGCATTACCGTGCCCCTGAGGTCATACTAG AGCTGGGCTGGAGTCATCCTTGTGATGTGTGGAGCATTGGCTGTATCCTGTTTGAGTACTACCTGGGCTTCACCTTGTTTCAG ACTCATGACAACAGGGAGCATTTGGCCATGATGGAGAGAATCCTGGGACCAGTGCCCTCTAGGATGATTCGTAAGACGAG GAAACAGAAGTATTTCTATCGGGGCCGCCTGGACTGGGACGAGAGTTCGTCAGCGGGGAAATACGTCAGAGAAAACTGCAAACCCTTACGG CGGTATCTGCTGTCGGAGGCGGAGGAGCACCACCAGTTGTTTGACCTCATTGAAAGCATGTTGGAGTACGAGCCCTCCAAGAGGCTGGTGCTGGCCGACTCCCTCAAGCACCCTTTCTTCGAGAACGGGGGGATCGGCGAGGCAGCAGGCAGCAAGAACTGGGAGGGCAACCGGGACATCAGCCGGTGA